GTTTTGATAAGAATGGAACGATGCAGCTGAGCTACGGGGAGCGTTCATTCCTGATTAAAGTGAATGGAGATATGCAGGTCGTTGTTGTAAATGAAGAAACGGGTAAATCTGTGAAGAGTCTACCTGCTCCTGCACAGAAAGATGATGCTGAACTTGCAGCACAATCTAAGGCGCGTTTCACACAATTGAAGAAGGATCTCAAAACAATGGTTAACATCCAGGCGCAACGTCTGGAAGAATCTTTGTCAAAACAACGGCTGTGGTCGGCTGATGAGTGGACAGCATTGTTTTTACAGAATGTAATCATGCAGAAATTTGCTGTAGGTCTGATATGGGGCACATATGAAGATGGTCAGTTGGTCACCACATTCCGTTATATGGAGGATGGCACGTTTAATACCGTCGATGAGGATGAATATGAGCTGCCTTCGGGATCGCTGGTGGGATTGATTCATCCACTCGAACTTGACCAATCTACGCTCGAAGGATGGAAAACGCAGCTGGAGGATTATGAGATCAAGCAGCCGTTTGAGCAGCTGAATCGTCAAATTCATGTGCCTGAGGATGAAGACAAAAACAAGGTTGAATATGACCGCTTGCCGGAGTCTGATTTCTCTCCCACCGCATTCCCCAAAGCATTGGAGAAATACGGATGGATCAAAGGTCCAGCACAGGATGGCGGCTGGTATCATGAATTTTACAAAGAATATGGAGATCTTATCGCAGAACTGCGCTTCAGTGGTACCAGCATTTCATATTATGAAGGATTGGAAGATATCACGCTGGAATCTCTGCACTTCTTTAAACCTGGCAGTCAGAAACACTATTATTATAGCGATCACAAGTCCATTGCTTTGGGTGAAATTGCAGGTCGTGTGTTCAGTGAGACGATCTATGATATTTTAAGAGCGTCAGGACGTTGATCACGTGAGTGGATTTGAACAGAAATTCCGGATATTTTCGAAGCTGTGTACAGAGGATTATTTGATTCGACATGCCAACAAAGGGTTGTACAAACGGTCTCTGAAAGAGTTGGATATTGGCGTGACTGTGCAATACACTTGGAACGAAGCCTCTGTGGGTTGTCAGTTGAGTGATGGTACACATTGTACACTTGAAAATACGCTGGATCATTGGGAGTGCTCCTGTCCGGCAGACAACATTTGCAAACATATACTGATTTCGATTTTGTATTATCAACGGGAACATCAGACAGAAGATACATTCAATCAGGGTGAAGCATCGTCATCAGCAGAGTTGGAACCTGAGTCTGGTCTGGTAACGGAGTCCCGCTTCCGCTGGATGGTGGAATCGGATCTTGCTCCTTTGATTAAGTCGTATAGCTCTTCCTTAATTGAGGAGGTTCTGTTCCGATTAAGATATCCGGAGCAGATTGAAGTATTGGAAGATACTCTTCTAACAGTGCGTCTAGTGAAACAAGAAATAGAGGTTTCGTTTACAGAAGAAGCTAGTCTGGCTAAGGCCCTGTGCAAAGTAAAACAAACTGCCGGCAATATGGCCAAACTTGAAGCATTATTACGGTATCGGATGCAACAAGGTTTGGCTGATACGGAAGCCATAAGTGGAAGAGTCCATGATGCCACGTTTTCACTTCAAACGGTGCGGGAATGTCGTTCCATGCTGACAGGTCTGCTAAAGACGGGACTTGCTCGTCTACCACAATCGTATATGGCTCAATTGGAGACACTGGCGATTGCGGCCCATAGTGGTCATCTTCCTGACGTTGAGCGGAGTTTACGCGGGATTCAGGGGGAACTGCAATTGTTTTTTAACCGACATGTACGGTTCTCCATGCAATCGATGCTTGATCGGGTAAGCAAGTTGTATCTTGCATTACAGGTGCTTGAACAAGAGAAGGTATCTGCATTCAAACAAAGTCAGCTCATTGGCAGTTTCCGAAGTAAATACTATACGGTTCCAGAGCTGCATCTGTATGGATTGGGTGCTGATGCATGGGAGACACGCTCTGGTTACCGTGGAATTACTTATTATTTCTATTGCTTTGATGATGCGGAGATCTATACGTACAGCGATGTGCGGGCGGTATACTATGAAGATAATCAGTTCTCATATACAGAGCATTATGGTTCCTTCACTCCATGGCTGCCCAATCTGACTTTTCGTCAATTTTCCGGGGAAGAGGTGCAGTTTCGCTCGGTCAAAGCAAATGAAGAGCATAGACTCTCCTCCGGGGAAGGTGCAAAACTTACGTTACTGCCCCGAACAGGAGTTGAAGAGGTGAATCTGGGCAAGTACATGCAAGATATACCCTCCGTACTCGCTGAGGATGCACGCTCATTTGAGTTGTTTTCCGTTCCGAAAGAACGACTGGCGATGATCAAGGTTGCCCGGGTTGTAGAGCATCGCTTCGATAAGAAATCACAGGACTTTATTCTAACGATGGAGAGTGACCATGGGGAGACGTTGGATCTGACTCTTCCTTATTCAACGGAATGGGAGACCATGATCAAAAGGTTGGAGTCGGGTTATGGAACAGGAACACTCGAAAACTTTTATGCTTTCGTGCGTATAGAGCAACAACGGATATACCCGATCAGCTTCCTGAAGGGTCCAACAGTGATCAGTCTGAAACTGGATACGGGTTATGGAAGGACGGGGAGAATTGGAAGACTATAGTCAGTTGATGCAGAAGATCAGCAGCTGGTCAGAAGAGCTGTTTCTTCGCGGGTTATCCCAATTCACACTGAAAGATATTGAAGTATTGGAACAGCTAATCGTGGAGACCTCGAGGTTCCAAATGACTTTCCTTCGTGAAATATTGGAACACATGATCGAAGAGGGACGAAAAACCGCTTTGGGGAGCGGCGATGAGGAGCTTATGTTGCTTCATTATTGCCGCCTCACACAGTATGTACAGCTCAGCACTCAGGAATCATCCTGAACGGATTTACACATAAAGAATTGCAGAAGCATGAGCCTCTGCAATTCTTTATATTTCATTTGAGTAAATTAGGATTTTGAACCTCCAAAGTTAACGGTTATATTCGCTGAGATGTCATATCCCCGCTTATGATGCATACCCATACCATTAGGCGAATGCTGTCTTAAGGAGGAAACAGGCATGTCCATGAGTGAACCTCTGTTAACGCAAATTGTCAATCAACATATCCCGGCTGACGCGACTGTCGTCACCATTGATAAACCGGTCAAACATCCGGCCATTTACGCTTCAGATTTAACCGGAGACGGAATGCCGGAAATTGCTGCTGTATATGAGCAGGGCGGAGAATTAATGCTGCTAGTTCTGAAATTTTACCAGGGTCATTGGATCAAGATGTCTTTGACGAAAGGTTTGGGTTATGGTGTTACCTTGCTGACAGCGGCATCGGTGACATCCACGGCGCGGAACAATCTCATTGTCGGCTGGCAGATCGGTGCGATCTGGTCGAAGCTTGCTGTATACGATTGGACGGAATCAGGACTGACAGATCAGGCGCCAGAAGATTTGTATTACAGCCATGCGGAAATCATTGATATGCCGGGTCACCACGGCAGAGATGGCAAAGTAGAAATTGCACTCTGGATTCATGATACAGGTGAAGCTTATCGGGTCGAGATCATCCGCTGGCAGAATGGTAAATGGGTTCCCGCAACAGATGTATATCCGTATTACTTCCCTAAGGTCGTACAGTATTACGAACAATTGGCAGAACAACATCCAGATTATATTTTCTATTGGTATTATCTTGCGGACGCTCAGTATAAAGCCGGATTATTTCCTGCTGCACTCGTTTCGGTCCAAAAAGCGCTAAGTTTCAGTGACCCCTACCCTTCACGGGAAGTTCTGCTTGATCTGGAAAAGAAGATTAGGCAAGCCATGGGCACAGAGGGACCGCGTGAAACGACGTGGTTATTTCCGATATCGGTTAGAACAACAACTGGAACCCGGTGGGGTTATATGGACGCCCAAGGTCGTATTCGTCTTGAACCGATACTTGACGATGCCCAAGACTTTCAACGAAATGGCCTGGCTGTCGTCGTAAAAGACGGGAAGACTGGCATCATCAATCTTAACGGTCAATTTGTCGTTCAACCTGTATACGATTCCATTAATTCTTTCACAGAAGGTCGGGCCATAGTCATTGATTCCCAAGGGTTCAAGATGATTGATGAACAAGGCGCAGTATTGACCAAACGGGCATATCCGTTTATTGCCGATGTGAAGGACGGCCGAGCGCTATTTTACCTTTCAGACAGCAGTCAGGCAGGAGGGGAAGTCAGTCGTTACGGTTATTTGGATACCTCTGGAAATGAGGTCATTCGGGCGCAGTTCGCTTCAGCGAACGATTTTCAGGATGGCAAGGCCGTTGTACAGATCAAAGATAATGAATATGCGTTAATTAATCGAAATGGTCAGCGGCTGGCGACGTATCCATATGCCTATGTAGGACCTCTGGGTGACGGATTACTTCCTTTTCAGAAAGAAGCATCGGGTAAATACGGTTATATCGACGAAAGTGGTCATGTCCGAATTCAGCCGAGCTTTACCTCGGCATTTCCGTTCAGTGGTGGGTACGCTATTGTGAATACAGCGGAGGATTACAACTCCATCTATGGCGTTATTAATACTCAGGGCACATTTACCATCCAACCCGCCTACAATGACATTCGAGATCTGGGAGAACATCGGCTGGCCTTGGGGCAAGCGATTGATCCCAAACAGTCTTTTATCGGATCGGTCTATGCAATTGCAGATGTCAATGGTAGGAAACTTTCGGATTTTGTATATACGGATGTATCGAATTACAAGGGAGGGCTGGCTTCAGCCACAAATGGAACACAAACGTTCTTTCTGGATCTAAATGGCCGACCTGCATCAGGATACCCCCGTGTTGAAGGCTCGGGCACACTCGAATTGGTAGCTCCCGATCTGATCAAGGCATATGTGGACCAGCGTGTATCCTATGTAAACCGAACCGGGCAGATCATCTGGCGCCAAAATACAATCGTTCCTCTTCACCCGCCTTATCGTGTACGGGAAGAGAAATATAAGCCAAACCCCGATTACCTCGTGTATTATCCGCAGGTGGAAGGGTTAACCGATCAAGCCGTTCAGCTTGCAGTAAACGCCAAGTTAAAGGCACTTTCCCAAGTGAAGCCAATCCCCGCGGATCAGAAGCTGGATTACACGTATACAGGGGGTTTTGATATTACGTTCTACCAACAGCAATTGCTTCAACTCAAACTTACGGGTTATAACTACCCGGCTGGTGCAGCACACGGCATGCCAACGATGATCTATGCGATCATTAATCTGAGCAGTGGTCAGATGTATGAACTCAAGGATTTGTTTAAACCGAACAGTGATTATGTGAAGGTACTTAGCAAAATCGTAGGAGATCAGATCAAGAATGATCCGCAGTACTCTTATGTTTTTCCGGACACGTATGAGGGAATCAGCCCGGATCAGCCTTTTTTTGTCACAGCGGATGCACTGCATCTATATTTTAGCCCTTATGAAATCGCTCCTTATGTCGCGGGATTTCCGACATTTACAATTCCTTTTACGCAGATCAAGGATATCATTAATACAGAGGGTTCATTCTGGAAAGCTTTTCACGAGCAGCCGTAACCAATCCATGTCACCCCGTAACCTAATGCCTACGAATGGTGTTTAGATAGGGGAGGGGATTTGGATTGTTGCTGAATGCGGTTCAACGTTTTCTGGTTTTAGGGATTGAGTTTGTTATCGTGATGCTGAGTGCTGTGGTCGCACTTGAATTTCTGGAAGGGTTCAAAATTGGAACGAGCGAGTATTATGGTTTGCGGAATGCGGGTCACATATTTTTTCTACTGATTTTTATCACCTTTAGTCCATATGTATTCGCATTTTATACTGTAGTTGTAAGTCCAATTTCATGGCTTCTGCGTAAATATGTTCCTTTTGTTATTGCCAGGGTGTTTGTATATAGTGCTGGTTGCGGGTTATTAGGTTCATGGGTATTTGAGCAGATGTTCAGTGACTACATGATCGAGTCGTATTATCTGAACCGAGCGACTTCCATCTGGCTATTTGCGCTTGCGGGGGTGATTTACGCAATAGTAGAAAATAGGGTTTTGCAAAGGAATAAGGTGCGAGCAGAGAACATTGAAATTTCGAATAAAGTATGAGAACTATAAGGGTGGTTAGGATCTTTCAAAGAGATCAATTTTCTGCCCCGGATTATTCATAACGAAGTTAGCCAGTCTTCATCGGTAAGAGGCCATATGTTCCATATGGTCTTTTTATGTTTGCCTGAATTTTCATTTGAAATAATTCTGAATGATCCATTTATTATCCGTATAGAGGTATTTTTGCTCCGTATTGAGGTAGTAGCTAATCAATGGGCTGTGAGATATTAATTGGGCGTATATAACACTGCGCGATATTGAGAATGATTATTAATGTCAGGAGGAGCGGGATGAACACCACATCTGAAGTATCCGGTTTAATGGAAGTAACCAAAGAGCGTAAAGGTTTGCTGATTACAGCAAGTATCTTCTCGATTTTATCGAGTCTGCTGCAAATAGTTCCATTTATCGGAGTGTATAAAATCGTCGAAGAACTGTTAATCCATGCTCGGGAGCCATCTGGCCTGGACAGGGATTTGCTGATGTATTGGGGATTAGTCTCTTTTGGAGCGCTGATCGCCGGACTTATTGCGCTTTATATTGGAGGCATGTGCTCGCATATCGCTGCGTTCAACATCCTGTACCAGCTCAGAGTAAAGCTTGCCGACCATGTGGCAAAAGTGCCGATGGGGTATCACACTCGAACTGCGACAGGTGAGCTGAAAAAAATCATTGAAGTTAGCGTTGAGAAAATAGAGAAGTTTATCGCGCATCAGCTTCCCGATCTCGTAAGTGCGATTGTCATTCCACTGGTGCTGCTTTGCTATTTGTTCTGGCTAGATTACCGTATGGCACTGGTCTTGCTAGTTCCCATGATTATCGGGTTCTGGCTGCAAAGCAGCATCTTCCGAAATGAGCGGGGGCGTCAGGCATATCGTGATTTTCAGCATGCGATTGAAGAGATGAACTCAACAGGGGTTGAGTACGTAAGAGGAATGCCGGCGGTAAAAGTATTCGGTATTACAGCGGACTCGTTTCTCACCTTTAAACAGGCAGTAACTCGTTATCGCGATATCTCGTTGAGAATAACCGATTTATGTAAAACGTCGTATGGCATGTTTTTCATCATCATAATTTCGCTGGTTACCTTTATTGTTCCGATCGGCATTTTACTTTCCAGCGGAAACGCAGGCAATCAGTCTTTTGCGATCACCTTTATTCTATTTCTGATCATTACACCAAGTTTGTCCGCGCCACTCTTGAAGCTGATGTATCTGGGCAGTGGCATGCGTGAGATCGTGGAAGGTCAGAATCGAATCAAGGCTGTATTTGCCGAGTCGGTTGTACAGGAACCTCTCTCTCCGCAAGTGCCCGATACATATGAGGTGGCTTTTCGGCAGGTATCCTTTGCTTATGAACAAAAGGATAGCGAAGCGTTCAAACCTGTACTTCAAGAAGTTGATTTTGTAGCTAAAGCAGGAGAAATGACCGCATTGGTTGGACCTTCGGGTGGCGGAAAATCTACCATTGCCAATCTGCTTCTGCGTTTCTGGGACGTGCAGCAAGGCGAAATTACAATTGGCGGGGTTCCTATTCAGGAAATGGGGACAGAGAAGTTAATGGAGACGGTTTCGTTTGTATTCCAGGACGTACATCTGTTCTACGACACGATTGAGGAAAATATCCGCATGGGCAATACAGCTGCATCGCGGGATGATGTCATTGCTGCGGCTCGAACAGCTTGTTGTCATGAGTTTATTGAGAATCTGGATGAGGGATATGACACCAAAATTGGAGAAGGTGGTACGTACCTGTCTGGTGGTGAAGCTCAACGGATTGCCATTGCGAGAGCTTTACTCAAGGATGCTCCCATTCTTGTATTGGATGAAGCGACAGCATATGCGGATGCAGAAAATGAACATAAGATCCAGCAAGGACTGGCCCAACTAGTTCAAGGTAAAACGGTCCTGATTATTGCTCATCGTCTAACAACGATTCGGGCAGCTGAACAGATTCTGGTCATTCGTCAGGGTACCATTGTTGAGCGAGGTACACATGATCAATTACGCGAGGCAGACGGTTTGTATGAGAAGATGTGGCAGGCTCATATTCATGCAGCTTCGTGGAAGCTTGGAGGTGCGAAGCAATGAGGAACTATTTATACAATATATCGGGTGGAAACCCCCGCAGTCTGCTTCCCTCCATCATAGCCGCCATTCTGGACGGGATTGCCAAGATCGTTCCGGCTGCGCTGCTCGTTGATATTTTCAATACGATATACAAATCCTTCGCTGAACCGGATAAAGGACTGGACATCCAGCGAATGTGGGTGGTGTGCTGCATTCTGTTTGCATGGCTTTTGGTGGAATATGCGGCTTACTCTTCTCTCTATGATAAAACTTATCGGGCAGCATACAGCCTCGCCGCAACGGGACGTTTGAAGCTGGCTGAACATATTCGTCATCTGTCATTGGGTTTCTTCGGCAAAAGGGACCCGGGAGATCTGACCAATCTGATTCTGAGTGATTATGGACAGGTAGAGCATACGATCTCTCACAATCTGTCACAGCTCATCAGCGCAATTGTGCTGCCGGTGTTGGCTTTTGCTGGACTGCTGTTTGTAGATTGGCGAATGGCAGTGGCGATGTTCATCGCTGTTCCACTGGGGGTGGCCTTGTTATGGATGACAGACTCCATTCAGGCTCGCTTAAGCGAGAATCATGTGAGAGCCAAGAACGAAGCGGCCAGTCGGCTGCAAGAGTATTTAACGGGTATTCGTGAGATCAAAGCCCACAATATGGGCGGAGAACGATTTGAACGACTGCGTCGTTCTTTTGACGAGTTGAAGTCGGCATCCATTCGGTTGGAAGGCATTATGGGTCCGATGATTATGGGCGCGATGTTGCTTGCGCGTTCCGGCATGATGTGGATGATTTTGGCGGGGAGTTATTTGCTTGCTGGCGGGGAATTGACATTGCCGATATTTTTGCTGTTTTTGCTAGTCGGTACCAAAGTGTTTGAACCTCTGACCGTTGCGCTGATGAGTTATGGCGAGATGCGGTACTCCGCATATAGTGCACGGCGCATTATGGAAGTGCAGCAGGAGGCGCCGATGACAGGAACAGGAAGCGTACAACCTAATCAGGCCATTTCGTTTGACCGCGTAACCTTTGGTTATGATGATGAGCTGCCTGTGCTGAAGAATTTGTCGTTTACCATTCCTCCGCACACCATTACTGCACTTGTAGGGCCTTCCGGCAGTGGTAAAAGTACGGTTACCCGTCTCATTGCGCGTTTCTGGGATGTGCAGTCAGGTTCCATTACGATTGGCGGGCAGCCAATTAACCGTATGGACCCGGAGAAACTGTTGGAGGATATCTCTGTTGTCTTCCAGGACGTATATCTGTTTCAGGATACAATCGGTAACAACATACGTGTAGGGAAGAAAGAGGCTACCCAGGCAGAAATTGAAGAAGCAGCACGTCGGGCTTGCTGTCATGAGTTTATCGCAAGTCTGCCTCAAGGATATGACACGTTAGTGGGAGAAGGAGGCTCGACGTTATCTGGTGGGGAAAAACAGCGTATATCGATTGCACGTGCGTTGTTGAAAAATGCATCCATCGTATTGCTGGACGAAGCTACGGCATCACTTGATCCAGAAAATGAAGCCGCAGTTCAGCAAGCGATTAACGAGCTGGTCGCGAACAAAACGGTAATTCTAATCGCTCATCGTTTGAAAACGATCCAAAATGCGGATCAGATCCTTGTCCTGGATCAGGGCCAGCTTGTGGAACAAGGAACGCATGAGCAATTATTGCTAACATCAGGTATCTATTCGCGTCTGTGGCAATTACAGCATGATGCCGAGGGATGGCAAGTAAAAGTAAATGTGTAGAATTGGAGAGGAGAATAGTTCAAATGTTAAAACGAATTCATATATGGATTGCATTATGCTCCATGCTGATGCTTGCGGCTTGCGGAACTGAACAGACAAGCAGTCAGGAGGTTCGTTCGTCAGAGGGAACGACGCAAGCGACAACGAAAGTCATCACCAATCCAAATGGAGAAGAAGTCACAATCCCCCTTAATCCGGAGCGGATTGTGGATCTGTCCGGCTCAACAGAGGAATTACTGATCGTTGGCAAAACGCCTGTCGCAACAACCAGCGCCGATTATGGGCAGCAAGATCAGATCACTCCACCCCTTAAAGACAAGTTGGATGCAAGTACCTTGGTTCTGGGGTGGTTGGGCAGCAAATTCAGTATAGAAGCGGTGACTGCATCGAACCCGGATCTGATCATTCTGGGAAAGGATTTTAATACAGATCAGTATGAAACCTTATCCTTGATTGCACCGACAATTGTTTTGCCATACTCGTATTATGATTGGAGAGAACGTCTGACGTTCCTAGCAGATACGTTCGGAGAAGAAACCAAAAAGGATGAGTTCCTGGCTAAATATGATGCAAAGTCGGCTGAGTGGAAGCAAAAACTCGAATCGGCTGTGAACGGTGAATCTTTTGCGGTCATCGAAACCTATCCTAACAATCTGGTGATCTATTCGAATAAAGGTGCGGCAGAGATGTTGTACGGCGAGTGGGGCCTAAAACGTACAGAAGGTATTCCTGAGCCCGAAGGCTGGGGAGGCAAACAGATTAGTATAGAGGCGCTAATCTCCGTCAATCCGGACCAGCTGGTGCTGATGGAGAATAGCGAGAACAAAATGGAAGACAGCAAGGTGTGGAATAACATGAATGCCGTCAAGGATGGGAAGATTTATAAAATCTCCAGTGTAGATAACTACAATTATTCTTATACGGCTATGGGACGGATGGAGCTTATGGATCGTTTGGGTAACCTGATTTTGGAAGGACAGAAGTAACGCTGAATAGAAATATAACGAAAGATTAAAAAGTTAAACGGTTCGCCATGGATAGGCTTCTCAACAAAAGTTGAGGGGCCTATCTTCATTCCTTGAAAAGGATGATTAAGAACTTAATGGAATATTTTTCTGTTATACTACATGGATATGTGTCTACATACATTCAACTAAATCCATATGAAAGGAGGCATTCATTTGAGAGAAGCAGGTTTTTGGGTTAGATTAGGAGCAAACTTGTTAGATGGAATTATCGTTTCAATACCTTTAGCCATTGTTGTAGGTGTACTGACAGGAAATTTTGATAATGACGAGCCTTTAGCTAAACTACTGAGTGGATTATATTCCATTTTATTACCTGTATTATGGAGTGGCCGAACGATAGGAAAACGTATTTGCGGAATTCGAATTCGAAAATACGATACACATGAGCCCCCTGGAATTGGATCCATGCTCATGCGAGTTGTTGTTGCAGGACTGGTATATGGAATCACATTTGGCATTGGTTTCATTGCGAGTGTCATCATGGTTGCTGTACGAGAAGACAAACGTGCAATACATGATTTTATCGCAGGTACCGAAGTTGTCTGGGACTAAAAATGAGAAAGCGAGCCCTGGCATAATATATTCGTTATATTCAAATCCATTCATATTCACCCACGTTACAGACGATGAACAGTGTTCATCGTCTGTTTTTTTGTGATGTCAGAAGTACAGTCACAAACCCGCGCCAACACTGCAAATTCAAGGCATTGCAGAAGATTATATAGAGAATTCGTCTATCGTTTTGGCTAAATGATCATTTGATTCTGACGAAATCAACATGTCATTTCATCTTTTGCGAATATCGCTACAGTGCGCTCTCCCTTACTCTGAGGTAGAGCACAGACATTCCCAAAAGGTGGAGGATAAGGTCCATGAGAAGAAAAGTGTTATCTACGAGTTTGATGATCCTGTTATTAGGTACAACGATCCTGGGGTGTTCGTCCGGAGACAGTAAAACGGGCGAAGCTGAAAAAGAGACACCAAGCGGATCAACGGAAGCAACAACCTATCCGATTCAAACGGATAAGACGCTTACGTACTGGGGTGAAATTAACGGAAACTTGATCGGGGTCAAAAATTCGCACAGCGAAATTCCATTCTTTCAAAAATGGCAGGAAAAAACCGGTGTGCCACTCAAATTCACGGCACCACCGACAGGTCAGGTCAGAGAATCCTTTAACGTGATGCTGGCATCCGGGGATTTGCCAGACATGCTGGAGTACAATTTCATCGGAGATTTCCCCGGTGGACCGGAGAAAGCCATCAATGATGGTTACATCCTCAAGTTGAACGATCTGATTGACCAGTATGCTCCGAATCTGAAGAAATACCTGCAGGACAATCCGGACATCGACAAGATGGTCAAAACGGACAGTGGCAGCTACTATGTATTCCCTTTCGTTCGGGGAGATGAGTATCTTCGTGTCTTCCAGGGACCCATCATTCGTCAGGATTGGCTGGATGAGTTGGGACTGCCTGTTCCGGAAACGATTGATGAGTGGACAACAACTCTAAGAGCCTTCAAAGAGAAAAAAGGCGCAGCCGCTCCGTTCTCTGTAGTAAGTAAGCCACGATTCTTTAACGATTCCGGTAATGGTGCTTTCCTTGGCGCCTTCGGTGTAAACCGCGGATTCTATCAGGAAGACGGACAGGTCAAATTTGGTCCTGCGGAAGAAGGTTTCAAAGAATACTTGACGTTATTCCAGGAATGGTACAAAGAAGGTTTGATTGATAAAAACATCTCCACAGCAGATACCAAATCCGTTGACGGTAACCTCGCTTCGGGTGCTACTGGCGCTAGTGTTGGTAACGCAGGCGGAGGTATCGGCAAATGGCAGCCGCTCGTAGAAGCAAATGATCCGGATGCCGTTCTGGTCGCTGCACCATATCCGGTACTTAACAAAGGGGATATTCCTAAATTCGGCCAGCTTAATCAAGGTTATGCCTCGGAAGGTACGGTTGCCATCACGACGGCAGCCAAGGACCCGGAACTTGCCGTTCGCATGCTGGATTATGGTTACAGTGAGGAAGGGCACATGTTCTTCAACTTCGGTGAAGAGGGTGTCAGCTATAACATGGAAGGCGATTATCCGAAATTCACGGACTTGCTGCTGAAGAATCCGGATAAACTCGCTCCTGCACAAGCGATTTCACTATATGCCCGCAGCAGCTATAACGGTCCGTTTGTTCAAGACAAACGTTATGCCGAGCAGTTCTTTGCATTACAGACTCAGCGCGATGCCATTGATGTATGGAAGAATACACAGGCCGCCAAATATAATCTGCCTTCAATCACACCTACACCTGAAGAAAGCTCCGAATATGCGACCATCATGAATGATATCAACACGCTCGTCGATGAGATGACCATCAAGATCATTCTGGGTAACGAACCAGTGGATCAATTCGAGAGCTATGTTGCAAAAATGAAATCGTTACATCTGGATCGAGCTATTGAAATCCAAACAGCAGCACTCGAACGCTACAACAACCGGTAATTGTAAAAGGGGAGGGCACTAGCCCTCCCGATTGAAAAGAGGTGAAAAGGTACATCATGAGCAATCGTCAATCCTTTAGAAGCCGGTTCATGCGGGACTTCATGATGAACAAGTATTTATATATCATGATGATTCCCGTTATTGGATATTATTTAATATTTCATTACGGTCCGATGTACGGTGCAATTATTGCCTTTAAAGATTAT
This window of the Paenibacillus marchantiae genome carries:
- a CDS encoding WG repeat-containing protein; amino-acid sequence: MSMSEPLLTQIVNQHIPADATVVTIDKPVKHPAIYASDLTGDGMPEIAAVYEQGGELMLLVLKFYQGHWIKMSLTKGLGYGVTLLTAASVTSTARNNLIVGWQIGAIWSKLAVYDWTESGLTDQAPEDLYYSHAEIIDMPGHHGRDGKVEIALWIHDTGEAYRVEIIRWQNGKWVPATDVYPYYFPKVVQYYEQLAEQHPDYIFYWYYLADAQYKAGLFPAALVSVQKALSFSDPYPSREVLLDLEKKIRQAMGTEGPRETTWLFPISVRTTTGTRWGYMDAQGRIRLEPILDDAQDFQRNGLAVVVKDGKTGIINLNGQFVVQPVYDSINSFTEGRAIVIDSQGFKMIDEQGAVLTKRAYPFIADVKDGRALFYLSDSSQAGGEVSRYGYLDTSGNEVIRAQFASANDFQDGKAVVQIKDNEYALINRNGQRLATYPYAYVGPLGDGLLPFQKEASGKYGYIDESGHVRIQPSFTSAFPFSGGYAIVNTAEDYNSIYGVINTQGTFTIQPAYNDIRDLGEHRLALGQAIDPKQSFIGSVYAIADVNGRKLSDFVYTDVSNYKGGLASATNGTQTFFLDLNGRPASGYPRVEGSGTLELVAPDLIKAYVDQRVSYVNRTGQIIWRQNTIVPLHPPYRVREEKYKPNPDYLVYYPQVEGLTDQAVQLAVNAKLKALSQVKPIPADQKLDYTYTGGFDITFYQQQLLQLKLTGYNYPAGAAHGMPTMIYAIINLSSGQMYELKDLFKPNSDYVKVLSKIVGDQIKNDPQYSYVFPDTYEGISPDQPFFVTADALHLYFSPYEIAPYVAGFPTFTIPFTQIKDIINTEGSFWKAFHEQP
- a CDS encoding ABC transporter ATP-binding protein; amino-acid sequence: MNTTSEVSGLMEVTKERKGLLITASIFSILSSLLQIVPFIGVYKIVEELLIHAREPSGLDRDLLMYWGLVSFGALIAGLIALYIGGMCSHIAAFNILYQLRVKLADHVAKVPMGYHTRTATGELKKIIEVSVEKIEKFIAHQLPDLVSAIVIPLVLLCYLFWLDYRMALVLLVPMIIGFWLQSSIFRNERGRQAYRDFQHAIEEMNSTGVEYVRGMPAVKVFGITADSFLTFKQAVTRYRDISLRITDLCKTSYGMFFIIIISLVTFIVPIGILLSSGNAGNQSFAITFILFLIITPSLSAPLLKLMYLGSGMREIVEGQNRIKAVFAESVVQEPLSPQVPDTYEVAFRQVSFAYEQKDSEAFKPVLQEVDFVAKAGEMTALVGPSGGGKSTIANLLLRFWDVQQGEITIGGVPIQEMGTEKLMETVSFVFQDVHLFYDTIEENIRMGNTAASRDDVIAAARTACCHEFIENLDEGYDTKIGEGGTYLSGGEAQRIAIARALLKDAPILVLDEATAYADAENEHKIQQGLAQLVQGKTVLIIAHRLTTIRAAEQILVIRQGTIVERGTHDQLREADGLYEKMWQAHIHAASWKLGGAKQ
- a CDS encoding ABC transporter ATP-binding protein, whose translation is MRNYLYNISGGNPRSLLPSIIAAILDGIAKIVPAALLVDIFNTIYKSFAEPDKGLDIQRMWVVCCILFAWLLVEYAAYSSLYDKTYRAAYSLAATGRLKLAEHIRHLSLGFFGKRDPGDLTNLILSDYGQVEHTISHNLSQLISAIVLPVLAFAGLLFVDWRMAVAMFIAVPLGVALLWMTDSIQARLSENHVRAKNEAASRLQEYLTGIREIKAHNMGGERFERLRRSFDELKSASIRLEGIMGPMIMGAMLLARSGMMWMILAGSYLLAGGELTLPIFLLFLLVGTKVFEPLTVALMSYGEMRYSAYSARRIMEVQQEAPMTGTGSVQPNQAISFDRVTFGYDDELPVLKNLSFTIPPHTITALVGPSGSGKSTVTRLIARFWDVQSGSITIGGQPINRMDPEKLLEDISVVFQDVYLFQDTIGNNIRVGKKEATQAEIEEAARRACCHEFIASLPQGYDTLVGEGGSTLSGGEKQRISIARALLKNASIVLLDEATASLDPENEAAVQQAINELVANKTVILIAHRLKTIQNADQILVLDQGQLVEQGTHEQLLLTSGIYSRLWQLQHDAEGWQVKVNV